In the genome of Panthera uncia isolate 11264 chromosome X, Puncia_PCG_1.0, whole genome shotgun sequence, the window GAATGAAATAGCTAATAAATAATgacataataatatataagaaaaagagtAAGGAAGAATAAGAAGGCAAAGACTAAAAGACCCTCCCTTTATGACTTGAGGTTTTATGAGAACACACTAaactcggggcgggggggggggtagtggtaGAAAACAATAGGGATATATAGATACAAAGTATATGCTAGATACCTACCCTAAGAGCCTGAGTTCTCCTGGACTTCAAAATGACATTATTATTACTTACCTACATGTTCTCCAAACAGCAGCTAGATCCCCGTAAAACTTAAGCGATATCACATCACTCATCTGCTAAAAACCCTCAAATGGCTCCCCATCTTGCTTGGTAAAAACCAAGTACTTGCAATGGCCTACAAAGCCCTGTATGATCAGTGCAcatccctgcctcccagccccaaTCCCTCTCATGCATAGGTCTCTGACTTTATTTCTTAGCATTCTCCTTATTCATTTCACCCGTCATACTAGACCTTTTGACTAGTCTACTTTAGCATCACAGCATGCTGCTCTGACCTTGGGGCCTTTGGACTTTTTGTAACCTCTGCTTGAAATATTCTTCCCAGATACCAACATGGCTTGGTCACTTAATTCTTTCAGATCTCTGCTGAAATGCCATGTTCCCAAAGAGGCCTTCTCTAACCATCTGATGTCAAATCACAATACCCCCACAAACATTCCCTGCTTTTTCTACATGGCACTCCTTTGTTTTTTACGTACTCCTGAGTCTCTGGCAAGAAagtatctggcacagagtaaTCACTTAAAACTtttgttgggggtgcctgggtggctcagtctattaagcatccaactgttgatttcggctcagatcatgatctcagtttgtgagattgagccccatgtcaggctctgcggagcctgcttgggattctctttctctctctctccctgctcctctcctgctcatgctgtctctcaaaataaataaataaaacttaaaagaaaaacttttgttgaattttttcatcaggattttaaaaaatttccttataGTACATATATGGTGGAAAGCTAAAAGGACTTGAGGCTTCTAGAAATGTGTATTTCCCCAACCTTCGTGGACTTGAACTAAAGACTCCCAACAGGCAGTTCCACTTTAGGTCTACACTCCAGTATACTACTAGGATTtgaagttggggtggggggtggaatcCAGTCAATATAACCTCTTCTTCTACACTCAGGGAATGGACTGTCAACAGTGAAATTTCCcccatctcatctcatctcaagGTTCTCTTTTTGTCACATAAAGGTCAGAGATTCCTGGAATGCCATGCTGTTCCTTGCACAGAGGAGGTACCTGGACTGATTAACCTTCAGTCTTGGAACCAGCCTACACCAAATCTCTCCAGGGTGCAGGTGATAACCAGAATAGAAAGCCTTCTCAATCAGAGTTTAATTTTGTAGAAGCTTTTATTTCAGTGATTAAAAAGATGCAATCAATGGAACCTATACTGATTAACATTAGACATGCACCTCTACCTGAAACTGCTGTTAGTTCTTGACTGGCCTAAATCTTTACAACCTACTTAGGCAcatctttgaattttttcaaCCCTGATATACAGCGTCAGTAAGCTTCTTCCTTGTGGCAGTTTAGTAATGAGTATTATGCTCACTGGCTACATTCCTTTATAACCAAAGGCCTCTAGACACTCAAGCTACCTGTACTACCTTGAGACCAtacctttatatatttaagtaaatcaCAGCATAGGGGAGATTATCTAGAAAGCTGAAGTGTATTGTATGAATATCCCATCGATTTTTTTCCAACACTGATAGTCAAAACACTAGATAAGGAGGCCTACAGTTAAGTAGCAAATTACCCTTTGCTCATTGCTGCCCTTTCTGAGAGACACAAAGATGTATAACAATCTCCCCAGAAATCCTAAATGAATCCATGCAAATGACAGGTTGTACCTATGTGGTCCCACTATCAAATTAGAGAAAGCAGTTCCACTGTCAAAATTATAGAGAGCAATTAATGGGACTTTGAGAAAGCACAGTCCCACATACAGTAATATGCATCTAGTAGagttttccattcatctgtcaattgTTTTCACAAGATTAGCATTAAAAAACAGCCAAATACACATATGTCCCTCAaagcgtgcgcgcgcgcgcgcgcgcgcacacacacacacacacacacacacacacacacacaaaactggtCTTTGTTCATTCTCAGATGACAGGATGTCCCAAGAGTGACAAAGGTGGGAGCCAATCCCCCCATAGCCTTTTCTTCAACTATCCCATCAACAGCTCTTCATTTCTTGGACTACCTTCCTTTTCCAAAGAGGTAATGCTGAGATTAGTCAGAAAGGCTTTCTGAGAAAACTGGCTTGGTTTTCTGGGTCTGTTCCAGTCGATTCAAGATGAACTGGCTTGTATCAATGAAGCGCTCAACGCAGTTCACAAAACAGGCCTCAGCCCGActatccaactttggcccaggctTGTCCATGCACTTTTCCTGCTCGGGACAAGATACAGAATCACAAACAGGACAAGATACAGAATCACAAAGAGAACTTGGggtaaaaaaggggggggggtaacTTGTTATTTATAGGAAAAATTTCACCTAAACCCAGTATCTGTTATGTTAATATTTCTCATTTGGCGTATGGCAAGCAGTTATCTACAGCCTTACA includes:
- the TIMM8A gene encoding mitochondrial import inner membrane translocase subunit Tim8 A, coding for MDASSSSSAAGLGSVDPQLQHFIEVETQKQRFQQLVHQMTELCWEKCMDKPGPKLDSRAEACFVNCVERFIDTSQFILNRLEQTQKTKPVFSESLSD